The following proteins come from a genomic window of Larimichthys crocea isolate SSNF chromosome XV, L_crocea_2.0, whole genome shotgun sequence:
- the LOC113747783 gene encoding interleukin-17A-like: MNFITYLVSLGLIAAVCSNPISCPADCEETDHFQQAEFRHVSDLEDSSVAPWRLVNESKEGREPFHIWKAECRDGCKIPNMPNMVPKTIVVEISVYQRLHQAHPNNTRWCKCPYELAVGCTCVNKITATE; this comes from the exons ATGAACTTCATTACTTATCTG gTTTCACTGGGACTGATAGCGGCGGTGTGCAGCAATCCCATCTCATGTCCCGCAGACTGTGAAGAGACTGATCACTTTCAGCAGGCAGAATTCAGACACGTGTCGGACCTTGAAGACTCTTCAGTCGCACCCTGGAGACTAGT tAACGAATCTAAAGAAGGCAGGGAGCCCTTCCACATTTGGAAAGCTGAGTGCCGGGATGGTTGCAAGATACCAAACATGCCAAACATGGTACCCAAGACTATTGTCGTGGAGATTTCAGTCTACCAGAGGCTTCATCAGGCACACCCAAACAACACCAGATGGTGCAAGTGCCCCTACGAGCTGGCTGTTGGATGTACGTGCGTCAACAAAATAACAGCTACTGAATAA